One Pseudodesulfovibrio cashew DNA window includes the following coding sequences:
- a CDS encoding LpxI family protein yields MSEEATTIGLIAGGLQFPILVAKGVKAHGGRLVVAGFTGHTNMEVARYADVWQELKLGKLGKLIDYFKSNGVERIIMAGTIDKPKVMDIRHLDMRAVKLLFKQKNKGDSAILGTLAKEMEREGMPVIPAHEYLPELLTPEGVMTRRQPDEREWEDLSYSWKIAKELGRMDIGQCLVSREGIVSAVEALEGTDATIRRGCELGGKGCVVVKVFKPGQQEQVDLPSFGLGTLEIMAEGGATCLGVEAGKSLFFDQEESIAFADKHGISIVGLTNDQFES; encoded by the coding sequence ATGAGTGAAGAAGCGACCACCATCGGCCTGATCGCCGGAGGACTCCAGTTTCCCATACTGGTGGCCAAGGGCGTCAAGGCGCACGGCGGCAGGCTGGTGGTGGCCGGATTCACCGGGCATACCAATATGGAGGTTGCCCGGTATGCCGATGTCTGGCAGGAGCTGAAACTCGGCAAGCTCGGCAAGCTCATTGATTATTTCAAATCCAACGGCGTGGAACGGATCATCATGGCCGGGACCATAGACAAACCCAAGGTCATGGATATCCGGCATTTGGACATGCGCGCCGTCAAACTCCTCTTCAAGCAGAAAAACAAGGGCGATTCCGCCATCCTCGGTACCCTGGCCAAGGAAATGGAGCGGGAGGGGATGCCTGTCATTCCTGCCCATGAATACCTTCCGGAACTACTCACGCCAGAAGGCGTCATGACTCGCCGGCAACCGGATGAGCGGGAATGGGAGGATCTTTCCTACTCTTGGAAGATCGCCAAGGAACTCGGTCGGATGGATATCGGCCAGTGTCTGGTTTCCCGCGAGGGTATCGTCTCCGCCGTGGAGGCGTTGGAGGGCACTGACGCCACCATCCGTCGCGGGTGTGAACTCGGCGGCAAGGGGTGTGTGGTGGTCAAGGTCTTCAAGCCTGGACAACAGGAGCAGGTCGACCTGCCCAGCTTCGGTCTCGGCACATTGGAGATCATGGCCGAGGGCGGCGCCACATGCCTTGGGGTCGAGGCAGGGAAGAGCCTGTTCTTCGACCAGGAAGAGAGCATCGCTTTTGCCGACAAACACGGCATCTCCATCGTCGGCTTGACCAACGATCAATTCGAATCCTGA
- a CDS encoding damage-control phosphatase ARMT1 family protein: MKTSLKCMPCFMRMALHEAELACPGDEELHREIIVEWGRRLGEYDLGDSPPALARHLAELIREKTGCGDLYLEDKRQANARVQQLMPELRAMIEAERGKDGGDPLSLVLEMAVVGNYIDRGVDIDVDWEAELACVSQSLDPEIMAGLQSRLKKGADVLVLGDNTGEIVLDTLLVEELQRLGCHVTYAVRSHPVINDATMADAEAVGLTALCEVVESGVDTPGTVIERCFPDFVERMRQADVILSKGQGNFEALEGVWPGVFCAFKVKCERVARDAGLPLGSSALHITTNSSVCSCEMEK, translated from the coding sequence ATGAAAACTTCTTTGAAATGCATGCCGTGTTTCATGCGTATGGCGCTCCACGAGGCCGAATTAGCTTGCCCGGGAGACGAGGAATTGCATCGCGAAATCATCGTCGAGTGGGGACGTCGCTTGGGCGAATATGACCTGGGAGACTCGCCTCCGGCCCTTGCTCGGCATCTTGCTGAACTGATTCGTGAGAAGACCGGGTGCGGCGATCTGTACCTGGAAGACAAGCGGCAGGCCAATGCGCGGGTGCAGCAACTGATGCCGGAACTCAGGGCCATGATCGAAGCAGAACGGGGCAAGGATGGGGGCGATCCCCTGAGCCTTGTCCTCGAAATGGCCGTGGTCGGCAATTATATTGATCGGGGCGTTGACATCGACGTGGATTGGGAGGCTGAGTTGGCCTGCGTTTCCCAATCCCTTGACCCTGAAATCATGGCCGGTCTCCAGTCGCGGCTTAAGAAAGGTGCAGATGTGCTCGTTCTCGGAGACAACACCGGGGAGATAGTACTCGACACTCTGTTGGTAGAAGAGTTGCAGCGGCTGGGCTGCCACGTCACCTACGCGGTCCGTTCCCATCCCGTCATCAACGACGCCACCATGGCAGATGCAGAAGCCGTAGGTCTCACCGCTTTGTGCGAGGTAGTGGAGAGCGGTGTGGACACTCCGGGCACCGTCATTGAGCGCTGTTTCCCGGATTTCGTAGAGCGCATGCGCCAGGCCGATGTCATCCTGAGCAAGGGCCAGGGCAATTTCGAGGCGTTGGAGGGTGTCTGGCCAGGGGTTTTCTGCGCCTTCAAGGTCAAATGTGAGCGTGTGGCTCGCGACGCGGGCCTGCCTCTGGGGAGTTCGGCATTGCACATTACCACAAATTCGTCCGTTTGTTCTTGCGAAATGGAGAAGTAA
- a CDS encoding AsmA family protein gives MLRRAWIILGEITVALVIVAAAILLWASWYVDTDEFKDNFVKVAEQLTGMPVLLRGELNVAVYPGVSLEVLDLAVLGDEKFGSEPLMEFDTLRVSARLLPLLSKRFELHSILVEGMRINILKSPDGELNWQSVLDRQSRLASLPESGGESASDITLSDLEVVNASIAYRDMADNQTISLQGIAIRTGAIEAGRDIPFSATSMLTWKLPGINARFVLKGIIEPGGDGKGFQLRDGNLYASVGGAFLPKGASPGELLANVDLDWEKKRLAFENVTLRLLGLQGEGEIRSGNLNEGVHFDGRLHIKPFSPSFLARRFFPNISSEALKGLGTGEFSTVFSVDQSGLALQETTVSVGETVLTGELRMQDYAKPVFTFDAKGNRVDLELFQSFSASNAPLVWGDIPLDALAVFRGSGSLRLGHLKFRGKAFENVSLKVGARDEGLSFELEAGTAKGDTFMAQSDFLVDRKKGSRIPTLGGTLRLRASTAEQGVPFLSFSSLSTTGPGKFDGDFSFASVPCTPAGLVRDILAYVKTDATLSLGPGNGTFRQEKVTHSLRYAGLEGSFKFVPRKQELGGVLNYDADISLRGNGEGRVDSFSLSAQGPLAFAMESGHAASSGLQCKGGAAGTLSGKPSRVSANGLISFDTARRSVAARNVRAKVLESSVGGEVQLSDWKSLKGTGRLDVPGANVRRMIYLLTDVRLRTMDVNALGKVRLSTDFSFDDKQFRLANLNGDVDGTPFEGVVDGKGYMYPKLSFTLKAGKFDLDRYLPPSTGPTPEEKRAGKVHKAPPVDLPLVFLRALDLSGDARFEEFKLASMRTRNLTGHIEAEKGKIYISRLHGDFYEGILTGEWTGLIRARDLITRLQLHAKNAQAGPLMRDLAEREYLRGRTNLDFDLTSKGGTDDDIVRNLSGKARGMINDGSYKFSGYRDVPADPQQKDTVLVGGTPSRANQRTSFKRAEASCAVNQGIFEVEALSLEAPPILQSTGKGWFNLPDDSIDLSIRNDFVAVPSVTVRISGRLSDPEINIPKGKIVNDTVRNILNLPEKSFKFLRDLFN, from the coding sequence GTGCTCCGACGTGCTTGGATTATACTTGGTGAGATCACGGTTGCCCTCGTCATTGTGGCGGCCGCGATTCTTCTCTGGGCTTCCTGGTACGTGGATACGGACGAGTTCAAGGACAACTTCGTCAAGGTTGCCGAACAACTGACCGGCATGCCCGTGCTTCTACGTGGTGAGTTGAATGTCGCGGTGTATCCTGGCGTTTCGCTTGAGGTACTTGATCTTGCCGTGCTCGGTGACGAGAAGTTCGGCAGTGAACCGCTGATGGAGTTCGACACCCTGCGGGTGAGCGCCCGCCTGTTACCGCTGCTGTCAAAGCGCTTCGAGCTGCACTCCATCCTGGTCGAGGGCATGCGCATCAACATCCTCAAGTCTCCGGACGGCGAGCTCAATTGGCAGTCGGTGCTGGATCGGCAATCCAGGCTGGCATCGCTTCCCGAATCAGGAGGGGAGAGCGCTTCGGACATCACCCTAAGCGATTTGGAGGTCGTCAATGCATCGATTGCCTATCGGGACATGGCAGATAATCAGACAATCAGCCTGCAAGGTATAGCCATTCGAACCGGCGCCATCGAGGCAGGCCGTGACATACCCTTTTCCGCCACCAGCATGCTGACGTGGAAATTGCCTGGCATTAACGCCAGATTCGTGCTCAAGGGAATCATCGAGCCCGGAGGCGATGGGAAGGGATTCCAGCTTCGAGACGGCAATCTGTACGCTTCTGTGGGTGGAGCCTTTTTGCCAAAGGGGGCTAGTCCTGGCGAACTGTTGGCTAATGTGGACCTGGATTGGGAAAAGAAGAGGCTGGCCTTTGAGAACGTGACGCTTAGGCTGCTCGGCCTTCAGGGGGAAGGGGAAATCAGGTCAGGCAATTTGAACGAGGGAGTTCATTTTGACGGGCGACTCCACATCAAGCCATTCTCGCCTTCGTTTCTGGCCAGACGTTTTTTCCCGAACATTAGTTCCGAGGCCTTGAAGGGGCTTGGAACAGGCGAATTTTCAACAGTGTTCAGCGTGGATCAATCCGGCTTGGCACTGCAGGAAACAACGGTTTCCGTAGGCGAGACCGTCCTTACGGGTGAGCTGCGGATGCAGGACTACGCCAAGCCTGTATTTACGTTCGACGCCAAGGGCAATCGTGTCGATCTGGAACTTTTCCAATCCTTCTCCGCTTCTAACGCTCCTCTGGTCTGGGGAGATATCCCGTTGGACGCGCTCGCCGTATTTCGAGGAAGCGGCAGCCTGCGTTTGGGCCACCTGAAATTTCGGGGAAAGGCTTTTGAGAATGTCAGTCTCAAGGTCGGAGCACGGGATGAAGGGCTATCGTTCGAGCTTGAAGCCGGGACCGCGAAAGGCGACACATTCATGGCGCAGTCAGATTTTCTCGTAGATCGGAAGAAAGGCTCCCGGATTCCCACCTTGGGCGGTACATTGCGCCTGCGAGCGTCGACTGCGGAGCAGGGCGTCCCGTTTTTGTCCTTCTCTAGCCTCTCAACCACAGGTCCCGGCAAATTTGATGGTGATTTTTCTTTTGCCTCGGTTCCTTGTACCCCGGCGGGATTGGTCCGGGATATCCTCGCTTATGTCAAAACAGACGCAACTTTGTCTCTAGGGCCGGGAAATGGGACGTTCCGCCAGGAAAAAGTCACCCATTCGCTTCGCTATGCAGGATTGGAAGGCTCTTTCAAATTCGTTCCCCGAAAACAGGAATTGGGCGGCGTATTGAATTATGACGCGGATATCTCACTGCGAGGGAATGGTGAGGGACGAGTGGACAGCTTTTCCCTGTCGGCCCAGGGACCGCTGGCCTTTGCCATGGAGAGCGGTCATGCCGCCAGCTCCGGTTTGCAGTGCAAGGGCGGGGCGGCCGGCACTCTGTCGGGTAAACCCAGTCGAGTCAGTGCGAACGGGTTGATCTCATTCGATACGGCGAGGCGCTCCGTTGCCGCCCGCAACGTTAGGGCCAAGGTGCTGGAATCCTCCGTCGGTGGAGAGGTGCAGCTGAGCGACTGGAAGAGTTTGAAGGGCACTGGCAGGCTGGATGTGCCGGGTGCCAACGTTCGGCGCATGATCTATCTCCTGACGGATGTTCGGCTTCGGACCATGGATGTCAATGCCTTGGGAAAGGTGCGCTTATCGACGGATTTTTCATTTGATGACAAGCAGTTTCGTCTGGCCAATCTCAATGGTGATGTCGATGGCACCCCGTTCGAGGGGGTGGTGGATGGCAAGGGATATATGTATCCTAAGCTCTCCTTCACACTGAAGGCCGGCAAATTCGACCTGGACCGCTACCTGCCGCCTTCGACCGGCCCGACGCCCGAGGAGAAACGGGCTGGCAAGGTGCACAAGGCCCCGCCTGTGGACCTGCCTCTCGTTTTCCTGCGTGCGCTCGATTTGAGCGGCGATGCCCGGTTTGAGGAATTCAAGCTGGCCTCCATGCGCACAAGAAATCTGACCGGGCACATTGAAGCGGAAAAGGGGAAGATTTATATTTCAAGGCTGCACGGCGATTTTTACGAAGGAATTTTGACCGGCGAGTGGACCGGACTGATTCGGGCCAGGGACTTGATTACCCGTCTGCAACTGCACGCGAAAAATGCCCAGGCCGGACCGCTCATGAGAGATCTGGCTGAGCGCGAGTACCTTCGGGGGAGGACGAATCTCGATTTCGACCTTACCAGCAAGGGGGGCACGGACGACGACATCGTCAGGAATTTGAGCGGCAAGGCTCGGGGAATGATCAACGATGGCTCCTACAAGTTTTCCGGCTACAGGGACGTGCCTGCGGACCCGCAGCAGAAGGACACCGTGCTGGTCGGCGGTACGCCCTCTCGTGCAAACCAGAGGACTTCGTTCAAACGTGCCGAGGCATCCTGCGCGGTGAATCAGGGGATTTTCGAGGTTGAAGCCCTGAGCCTGGAGGCCCCGCCCATTCTTCAGTCTACCGGCAAGGGGTGGTTTAACCTGCCTGACGACTCCATTGACCTCTCAATTCGAAATGATTTCGTGGCGGTGCCAAGCGTGACGGTTCGCATCAGCGGAAGATTATCCGATCCCGAGATAAACATTCCCAAGGGAAAGATCGTCAACGACACGGTGCGCAATATTCTCAACCTGCCAGAGAAGTCCTTCAAATTCCTGCGCGATTTGTTCAATTGA
- a CDS encoding YhjD/YihY/BrkB family envelope integrity protein — protein sequence MTPAKLAHTSREMKRHFSESIWVRNAPDTPVLVRLWRGACRLLYLIFFGFMQDQCISRAAALTFTTILSIVPFLAVAFSISKGFGLQNTDTMRVWVLRLTTGKPEVADKIIEYIDRTNVQALGWVGVATLLFTVLSLVGTIEKAFNTIWHVEKGRSTWRKVADFFPVIVFGPIILFVASSFNVSLQNQQIVNTVLSVETIGYLETLFLKMTPYLLIILAFTMMYAFIPYIRVRFSSAVIGGAVGGVLWQLAQWGYINWQIGAAKYNAIYGSFAQLPVLLMWIYISWVIVLLGAEVSYAWQNINSFVKQRYFGQATPFERQKIAVLMMIVLAKRFHDGKPLPSVEEISDGLMAPVSLVSDLFNLLQRAGYAILTEIQGCEVYAPARSLDHVRVLDIVRVINMDGENRIFKAFAEKFGFLDKLFAQLGEATRESEANLTLLECADKYPSYVLDIAPEQGAGECHHAVADTDL from the coding sequence ATGACCCCGGCAAAGCTCGCACACACCTCACGGGAGATGAAACGTCATTTTTCCGAATCCATCTGGGTCCGTAACGCCCCGGATACTCCCGTTCTCGTTCGCCTTTGGCGGGGGGCGTGTCGCCTTTTGTATCTCATCTTTTTTGGGTTCATGCAGGATCAGTGCATCAGTCGCGCCGCAGCCCTGACCTTTACGACAATCCTATCCATCGTTCCGTTTCTCGCCGTGGCCTTTTCCATTTCCAAGGGGTTCGGGTTGCAGAACACCGACACAATGCGCGTCTGGGTCCTGCGTCTGACCACGGGGAAACCCGAGGTGGCCGACAAGATCATCGAATACATCGACCGGACCAACGTTCAGGCTCTGGGATGGGTGGGCGTGGCCACACTGCTGTTTACGGTGCTGTCCCTGGTCGGGACCATTGAAAAGGCCTTCAACACCATCTGGCACGTGGAGAAGGGACGCTCCACCTGGCGCAAGGTGGCGGACTTCTTCCCTGTCATCGTCTTCGGCCCGATCATTCTGTTCGTGGCGTCCAGTTTCAACGTCAGCCTGCAGAACCAGCAGATCGTGAATACGGTCCTGAGTGTGGAGACCATCGGGTATCTGGAAACTCTTTTTCTGAAAATGACGCCGTATCTGCTGATCATCCTGGCCTTCACCATGATGTACGCCTTCATTCCATATATCCGCGTCAGGTTTTCCTCGGCGGTCATCGGCGGAGCGGTGGGTGGCGTTTTGTGGCAGCTGGCGCAGTGGGGCTACATCAACTGGCAGATCGGGGCGGCCAAGTACAACGCCATTTACGGCAGCTTCGCCCAACTGCCGGTTCTGCTCATGTGGATTTATATAAGTTGGGTCATAGTGCTGCTGGGAGCGGAGGTCAGCTACGCCTGGCAGAACATCAATTCCTTCGTCAAGCAACGCTATTTCGGTCAGGCTACGCCGTTTGAGAGGCAGAAGATCGCCGTGCTGATGATGATTGTGCTGGCCAAGCGGTTTCACGATGGCAAGCCGTTGCCGTCAGTCGAGGAGATATCCGACGGGCTTATGGCTCCGGTCTCCCTGGTGTCCGATCTTTTCAATCTGCTGCAGAGGGCGGGGTATGCCATTCTGACAGAGATCCAGGGCTGTGAGGTCTACGCCCCGGCCCGCAGTCTGGACCATGTGCGTGTTCTGGACATCGTCCGCGTTATCAATATGGACGGGGAGAATCGTATCTTCAAGGCGTTCGCCGAGAAGTTCGGTTTTCTCGACAAGCTGTTCGCCCAACTCGGTGAGGCTACGAGAGAGAGCGAGGCCAATCTGACCCTGCTGGAGTGCGCTGACAAATATCCGAGCTATGTGTTGGACATCGCACCGGAACAGGGCGCGGGCGAATGTCATCACGCGGTGGCCGATACGGATCTGTAA
- a CDS encoding YdcF family protein translates to MKKLVRAMLQAIGALTVVVMLAGVGLAAFAGYWMRVDEPPIKADYIFPLAGNDNRLIEAVELYKQGYAPVILISMSKEYPPTPLDRTKWLIGFPDYPRMEFVRRLVSVLGGDTKKLEPFGNGHVSTLEEIEALKKHLNGKRVSLLVVTSPEHTKRVKIILDDLLPECDITVMATKEGAFETKWWKDQRSAQRLIMEFAKTLYYLAGGAYRSTD, encoded by the coding sequence ATGAAAAAACTCGTTCGCGCAATGCTTCAGGCCATCGGCGCACTGACTGTTGTCGTCATGCTTGCCGGTGTGGGTCTGGCCGCCTTCGCCGGATACTGGATGCGCGTGGACGAGCCGCCGATCAAGGCGGATTACATCTTCCCGCTGGCCGGCAACGACAATAGGCTGATCGAAGCCGTGGAGTTGTACAAGCAGGGATATGCGCCCGTCATCCTGATCAGCATGTCCAAGGAATATCCTCCCACTCCACTCGACAGAACCAAATGGCTGATAGGCTTCCCCGACTATCCCAGAATGGAATTCGTGCGCAGGTTGGTGTCTGTGCTAGGCGGGGACACCAAAAAACTGGAACCCTTCGGCAACGGTCACGTCAGCACGCTTGAAGAAATAGAGGCCTTAAAAAAACACCTTAATGGCAAGCGGGTGTCCCTGCTCGTGGTCACCTCTCCAGAGCACACTAAAAGGGTAAAGATAATCCTCGACGACCTGCTGCCCGAATGTGACATCACGGTCATGGCTACCAAAGAGGGAGCTTTCGAGACGAAGTGGTGGAAGGATCAGCGTTCGGCGCAAAGGCTGATCATGGAGTTTGCCAAAACTCTGTATTACCTGGCAGGAGGCGCGTACCGCTCAACGGATTAA
- the tgt gene encoding tRNA guanosine(34) transglycosylase Tgt, translated as MSTPGDFKIHATDGEARRATLTTAHGDIQTPIFMPVGTQGTVKSLTPLDLEEMDAQIILGNTYHLYLRPGDDLVARRGGLHKFANWKRPILTDSGGFQVFSLQEIRKLSEEGVEFRSYIDGSKHFFSPEKAIDIQKNLGSDIMMVLDECVGYGADKDYTNKSLEMTTRWAKRCRDHYPKGSGGQIMFGIVQGGFYKDLREKSLEQLREIDFEGFAIGGLSVGESTKEMYDILHHIAPKMPSDKPRYLMGVGTPLDLLEGVSAGVDMFDCVLPSRNARNGTLFTSQGKINIKRAEFAEDDSPLDPECGCYTCRNFTKAYLRHLYMAKELLSYRLNTYHNLYFYLDLMKQIRAAIENGTFAELKAKYEAAYAKG; from the coding sequence ATGAGCACCCCCGGTGATTTCAAAATCCACGCCACCGACGGCGAGGCGAGACGCGCCACTCTGACCACGGCGCACGGCGATATCCAGACCCCTATCTTCATGCCTGTGGGCACCCAGGGCACGGTGAAATCCCTGACCCCCCTGGACCTGGAGGAGATGGACGCCCAGATCATCCTTGGCAACACCTACCACCTATACCTGCGACCGGGCGACGACCTGGTGGCACGCCGGGGAGGTCTGCACAAGTTCGCCAACTGGAAACGGCCCATCCTGACCGACTCCGGCGGCTTCCAGGTTTTCAGCCTCCAGGAAATCCGCAAGCTGAGCGAAGAGGGCGTTGAATTCCGCTCTTACATCGACGGCTCCAAGCATTTCTTCTCCCCGGAAAAGGCCATCGACATCCAGAAGAACCTCGGTTCGGATATCATGATGGTGCTCGACGAGTGCGTGGGCTATGGCGCGGACAAGGACTACACCAACAAATCCCTGGAGATGACCACCCGCTGGGCCAAACGCTGCCGGGACCACTATCCCAAGGGAAGCGGCGGCCAAATCATGTTCGGCATCGTCCAGGGCGGCTTCTATAAGGACCTGCGAGAAAAAAGCCTGGAGCAGTTGCGGGAGATCGACTTTGAGGGCTTCGCCATCGGCGGCCTGTCCGTGGGCGAATCAACTAAGGAGATGTACGACATCCTCCACCACATCGCGCCGAAAATGCCGTCAGACAAGCCGCGCTACCTCATGGGCGTTGGCACCCCACTGGACCTCCTCGAAGGCGTGTCCGCAGGCGTGGACATGTTCGATTGCGTGCTGCCGTCCCGCAACGCCAGAAACGGCACCCTGTTCACATCCCAGGGCAAGATCAACATCAAGCGGGCCGAATTCGCCGAGGATGACTCTCCTCTGGACCCGGAGTGCGGCTGCTACACCTGCCGCAACTTCACCAAGGCATACCTGCGCCACCTGTACATGGCCAAGGAGCTGCTCTCCTACCGCCTCAACACCTACCACAATCTGTACTTTTACCTGGATCTGATGAAACAGATAAGAGCGGCCATCGAAAACGGCACCTTCGCCGAACTCAAGGCCAAATACGAAGCCGCGTACGCAAAGGGATAA
- the nth gene encoding endonuclease III has translation MRKKERAKEIYDRLAKRYPSPEPALHWSTPWELLVATALSAQCTDERVNMVTPVFFERWPEISDVAEADVTDIEDVVRSTGFFRNKAKNLKAAATRIMEVYGGEVPKTMAELITLGGVARKTASIVLANAFGVNEGIAVDTHVKRLAFRMGLTTKTDPIQIEKDLMPLYPREQWGDVNHLLVFFGREVCPARKPKCDECELNDICPKKGVK, from the coding sequence ATGCGAAAGAAAGAACGCGCAAAGGAAATATACGACCGGCTGGCCAAACGCTATCCCTCGCCCGAGCCCGCCCTGCACTGGTCCACGCCGTGGGAACTGCTGGTGGCCACTGCGCTCTCTGCCCAATGTACTGATGAACGGGTGAACATGGTCACACCCGTCTTCTTCGAGCGGTGGCCGGAGATAAGCGACGTGGCCGAGGCCGACGTCACCGACATCGAGGACGTGGTCCGCTCCACGGGGTTCTTCCGCAACAAGGCCAAAAACCTCAAGGCTGCGGCCACCAGGATCATGGAGGTATACGGCGGCGAGGTGCCGAAGACCATGGCCGAACTCATCACCCTGGGCGGCGTGGCGCGCAAGACCGCCTCCATCGTCCTTGCCAACGCCTTCGGCGTAAACGAGGGCATCGCCGTGGACACCCATGTGAAGCGGCTCGCCTTCCGCATGGGCCTGACAACCAAAACCGACCCCATCCAGATCGAGAAGGATCTCATGCCGCTCTATCCCCGTGAGCAATGGGGCGATGTGAACCATCTGCTCGTCTTCTTCGGCCGCGAGGTCTGCCCTGCCCGCAAACCCAAATGCGATGAGTGCGAATTAAACGACATCTGTCCGAAAAAGGGAGTGAAATAA
- the cutA gene encoding divalent-cation tolerance protein CutA, which translates to MSEVFMYVTCESEDQAGIIGKALVEERLAACVNILGGMRSLYWWDGAVQQGDETVLIAKTRDDLTDAATDRIKALHPYEVPCVVCLPITGGNDDFLEWIRAETGRK; encoded by the coding sequence ATGTCCGAGGTATTCATGTACGTGACCTGTGAAAGCGAAGACCAGGCCGGAATCATAGGAAAGGCGCTGGTGGAAGAGCGGCTGGCGGCCTGCGTGAACATCCTGGGCGGTATGCGGTCACTCTACTGGTGGGACGGGGCTGTACAGCAGGGGGATGAAACCGTGCTCATAGCCAAGACGCGCGACGACTTGACGGACGCGGCAACGGATCGGATCAAGGCACTGCATCCTTATGAGGTGCCGTGCGTGGTCTGCCTGCCCATCACTGGCGGCAATGACGATTTTCTTGAATGGATCAGGGCGGAAACCGGCCGGAAGTAA
- a CDS encoding carbohydrate kinase family protein yields the protein MQIYITGSLAFDRIMTFPDKFSNHILPDKIHILNVCFLVDGLDERFGGTGGNIAYSLALLGEKSVLLSQVGKDFASYDERLHKVGISVEGIRTIETEFTAGAYITTDQSDNQITGFNPGAMKYPSQYDMSRIDPSEALGIISPGNLGDMIDHPRYYRENSIPFIFDPGQQIPAFTGEQLLEAFDGAEILITNDYELEMILNATGLTKDEVLDRVAYLITTLGEHGSVVNCNGEVTDIPAVPVDDVVDPTGAGDAFRSGLLKGLAMGKTVADSCKLGSVCAAYAVEKSGTQEHSFTLEEFTARYEASFGPLE from the coding sequence ATGCAGATCTATATCACCGGGTCACTCGCCTTTGACCGCATCATGACCTTTCCCGACAAGTTTTCCAATCATATCCTGCCGGATAAAATACATATTTTGAACGTCTGCTTCCTTGTGGACGGACTGGATGAGCGGTTTGGCGGCACGGGCGGGAACATCGCCTACAGCCTGGCGCTGCTCGGAGAGAAGTCGGTCCTCCTCAGCCAAGTGGGTAAGGACTTCGCTTCCTACGACGAGCGTCTGCACAAGGTGGGCATCTCAGTGGAGGGCATCCGCACCATCGAGACCGAGTTCACTGCGGGCGCATACATCACCACCGACCAGTCGGACAACCAGATTACCGGCTTCAACCCCGGCGCCATGAAGTATCCCAGCCAGTACGATATGAGCAGGATCGATCCGTCCGAGGCTCTCGGTATCATTTCTCCCGGCAATCTCGGAGACATGATCGACCATCCCCGCTACTATCGGGAAAACTCCATTCCGTTCATCTTTGACCCCGGCCAGCAGATCCCGGCCTTTACCGGCGAGCAGTTGCTGGAGGCCTTTGACGGTGCCGAGATTCTGATCACAAACGACTACGAACTGGAGATGATCCTCAACGCAACCGGATTGACCAAGGACGAGGTTCTGGATCGCGTGGCCTATCTCATTACCACCTTGGGTGAGCACGGTTCCGTGGTCAACTGCAATGGCGAGGTGACCGACATCCCTGCCGTGCCCGTGGACGACGTGGTGGACCCGACCGGCGCGGGCGACGCCTTCCGCTCCGGCCTGCTCAAAGGGCTGGCCATGGGAAAGACCGTTGCCGACTCCTGCAAGCTTGGTTCGGTCTGCGCTGCCTACGCTGTTGAGAAGAGCGGCACCCAGGAGCATTCTTTCACCTTGGAGGAGTTTACGGCGCGCTACGAGGCGAGCTTCGGCCCGCTGGAATGA